From the genome of Solanum stenotomum isolate F172 chromosome 5, ASM1918654v1, whole genome shotgun sequence:
CAAGGCTACGAATGGGTACCTCTTACCACCCACAATCTGATGGACAAACAGAGGTAGTTAACAGATGCTTGGAATCGTATTTACGATGCTTTGTTATGGAGCAGCCTCGTATATGGAGCCAGTATCTACCATGGGCAGAGTTTTCTTTTAACACGGGTTTCCACTCATCCACAGAAACTACCCCATTCAAAGTTGTTTATGGTAGGGACCCTCCATCCATTTCTCCTTATGTTCATGGAGAAACACGCATTGCTGAACTTGAAGAACAACTTTTGAATCGTGATGCCATGCTGAATATTCTCAAGGATAACCTTTTAAAGGCTCAAACTCGAATGAAACAACAAGCTAATTCTCATCGTCGAGATGTTACCTTTCAAGTTGGAGATTCTGTCTTTCTACGTGTTCAGCCTTACCGTCAACGCTCTTTGGCTCATCGCAGGTGTGAAAAATTGTCACCTCGATTTTTTGGACCATATAAAATTGTACGATGTGTTGGACCTGTAGCTTATGAACTGGAGCTTCCTGCTTCCTCCAAAGTACATCCGATTTTTCATGTATCTTTGCTCCGTCCAGCTCATGGTCAGCAAGCTGTTATACCACCAGCCCCTCTTCCTCTTAATGAAGATTGGGAACTCACCATATCTCCTGCTAAGATTCTTGCACATCGATGGGTTAAAGAAGCTGGTTCTTCTTCTTTGGAACTGCTCATTCACTGGGTTGACCGTCCGCTTGAAGAAGCTAGTTGGGAAAACTATGATCTCATTGCAGATCAGTTTCCTTCTTTTCGCCTTGAGGACAAGGCGACTTTTCAGGGAGGATGCACTGATACGAATGCTCCTTTAAGGACTTACTCTAGAAGAAAATATAGGCGAGCAGCATGTGGAGATAATCTATCTTAGTTTATCTATGTTACTTTCTTTGTATTAAGTAGGATAAAATATATAAGCAGTAATTATCTATAGTAGTTATAAAGTAGAAGTTATTACTAGTAGGCAGCAGCAGTTATTTACAGCAGTAACTGTTTCTATCTATCTGTTAGGAGTTATTTATGTTTactataaataattgtattttaggAGAATTCTAGGGgaggaaaaatattattatgtcTTTATATCTGGAGATTTGTCCACTCCATACGGACATTGTTATTGGTTAATGCAGTGTTTAAGATTCTTGCACTTTATTCAACCAGTAAAGTTTCATTTTCACATCAGTTTCTAGCAATAACCCTAGAGATTACAGTTGCCTGAACGTGGATAAAACATTGCATGTTTATAGTATCTTCATCTTAATGAAGGGTACTCCATGCGGATTTTTCAAAAGCTCAAGGAGAAATTAGATAAGGAGATCCTTTATCATCTCTGTTATTCCTTTTTGTGATGGATGCTATTAGTAGGCCTATGGATAGGGCAGCATAAAGTGATCATATGAGGGGTAATTGGTCtgtgtttcattttttatttgctgACGATTAATAAATTGGTTGCGAACCACAAATTAGACAGTTCCAATATCTATTCAGGACCTTAATTTGGTTTGAAGTTGTGTCAGGGTTACAGATAGACATACAAAAATCTGAATTGATTCAGGTGGAAGTGGAACAAAACATCCATAATTTGGAAGGTGTTTATGATGTACAGTGGCTTATGATGTACCTCTAGGGGAAATGTAAAGATAATAATTTGTGGCAACCAATTATTTGGAATAGATTGAATGGTTGGAGAAGGCAACATTTATCCAAGGCGGGAAGATGACATTATTGAAGTCAGCTCTCTCTAACATGCCCACATATTTATATTCAATAGGATAAGTTTTGCTAATGAATTAGAGAAGTTGATGAGGAGCTTTTTAGGGAAAGGGAAGGAGGGGGGAAATGAAATTTCACTTATCTAATGGAAGAAGATTACAATTCCCATGTGGGAGGGAATCGGGAGACTATCCACCTTTAATGCAGTACTCTTGGGGATATGTTTATGGAGATTTTCTAGGAGAACACATTATGTAGAGAAGTTATATACTTGCCAAATATGGAGtttacttgataaaaaaatttctgTTGCCTCGTTCATGGGGCATTACGACGTGAGGGTCACACATCTTTTATTTGCAGTTGATAGTGGTTTATGTGACACAGCTCTTTATTTGCTGTCACACTTAAGGTAGAATCTCATTTGACTCCAGGTGGTTTTCGGTCTTAAAACTAATTTCAGTAATAGTTCTACTGAAGAGCTAGCAGAGATGTTGAATTGCAAGGTAGGTGCATACATACTACCGACTTGGGCCTACTGTTGTGTGCTTCAAACAACGATCTTGTAGTGTAGAGTTTGCTGATTTAAATAGTTGAGAAACGACTAGCAGGATGCAGAAAAGATAGTTAAAATAAGAGAATGGAGTGTTAATAAAGTGCACTCTGTGTGTAGGTGAAGCTGAGACACCTGTGGcagattttttttcaatctcaTAGAGGTATCTCATGGACAATGCCTAATAATATTGGTGACACTCTTTTCAGTTGGCAGGAAGCTTTGGTGCAAGAAACAAATATAGACCAAAAAAAGATGGAGGATTATCCCAGCTTGCTTATGGTAGACAATTTAGAGAGAAAGGAATGCCAGATGCTTTGAAAATAGGAGTAGTGATGTGTAGAAGATTAAACTTAGTTGTATATTGTTATTCtattttcttcatcaaaaaaataaaataaaatttcttcatcaaaaaaataaaataaaatttcttcatcaaatatATTGTTATTCTATTTGTggtgtttagaggtttattcTGAGAAGACTGAAATATGCTATTTGTTTTAGAGTCTATCTAGGATTGTAGTTTCAGGATGGAAGCTTTTCCTTTCTCTGTCATTTGTAAATATGGAGTTTTTAGTACTATCTAAGTACTGTTTTTTATACAAATGTTACCAGTATTTTGTAAAACACCTTGTGTAGCCTCTCTTCATACTTATGTTGTTATATGAAAAGTTGGGAAGACTTTAGGGGAGATTTTTATGGGATGCTGTTGTTGGAACACACAAGTTTCATTTGTTGCATTGGAAAGTGTCACATCCTCAAAGAAATGGGGAGAACTTGGAGAAAGATCTTAGGATGTTCAACAAATCCTTGCTAGGAAAATAGATTAGAGATTTGGGACAAAGCAGAATGCATTTGGGAGGAAAGTGGTAGCAGAAAAACGTGGAAGTATGGAAAGGGGGTAGAGCATTAGAAGCATCACAGTACTGCTTGGGTGCGATCTTTTGAGGAGTTTTATGAAGTGATTTAGTggccatattttttttctccaggGTAAGTGATAGAAGGGCAAATGTTAAAACTGGAAGTAGGATTAGTTTTTTGGGAGACAGGTGATGTGGAGATTGAGTTGAGGCTTGCATATTTCTCAACATATTTGGTGTCTCATGCCAGTAAGAGCTGACTATCCAACATATTTGTGGGACACATACGAGGGAATTGAGATTTTTGATCTATGAGGAACCTCCAAGGCAAATTTCAAAATATGGTTGATCTACTGTACAGGAAAATGCACCGTGTGCTACATTTGCTTTGTGGAGATGATGAGGGAGTATTACCAAAGTTTTGATTGTGAGGGAGGAGCGGGAAACCCCTTCACTCAATTCAATTTGGATTCCCAGGGTGTCCACGAAGGTGTTCTCTTTGCCTGGTTGACCACGAGGGGAGTGATACTGATAACAAAGAACTTAATGAAGGGGAGAGTCACCTGTGTTGGCTGGTATTTCATGCGCAGATGTCCAGGCGAAGATGTAGTCCATCTCTTTTTACATTGTCAGATAGCTAATGCGGTTGTGCTCGGTGATCCCAAATTTGTTTGGAATATAATGGTTAATGCCGGTTACAGTAAAGGAGGCACTGCAGAGTTGGGCCGCCTGAAGGAGGGCATGGATGTTGATCCATTAGCCATTGTGTGGGTTTTTTGGAAGGAGAGGAACATGAGAGCCTTTGAAGGGATTCACAATTATTTTGTGAAGTATGAAAAGAGTGTCTTcgtttctattttctttttggtgtacTCATGATGTCCCTATTTGTTCAGATAGTGGGTTTCTTTTGTAGAGAACCGTGTTTCAGACTTTCGGTGTAGTTTTCTACTTTGTGGTAAATGGCTTGTACACGAGTTTACTCCcatcattaataaaattatttactctATCAAAAAGGTGTCCTGCCTTGATTCTAAAAGCTACCATGTTATGTAAAATGGTAAAGTTACTGGTTTTATGGTTTACATTAAATATGTGAGTGCGTATGGATATGATGTTTGAATTCTTATTTCTATCCACATGCTTGGTAGTCGTGCAATTCACACTGGTTATCCTGCTTACGATTTGGTTGCACTTGTCTACTGCAGCTTCTCTAACTGCTTTGTTTAAGCATATTGGGAGCATCGAGGATCAGAGTGCTGAGGATTTTAGCACTTGGGACAGCATTCGTAAAAAAGTTCTTCTATTTCTAAGAGATAAGGTTACTATTTCTCTACCCTTGAAGTATTTTGTTaaggaaaaggaaaatggaCTGTTCCCAAGTGACTTTTTCTTGTGGTCATTTGACAAAGAAGGGAATGAATTCAACATGGTGACCAGAAGATCCTTGTTGGGAACATGATAATGGATATTATTTTGCAGATCACTCGACTCGGAGTTGTTGCTTTTATCTTTCCAAAAGTGCTTACTGTCTACTTAGAAGGACTGTTAATGAACTTTATAAGTTTGTGGCTCATCATTGCTGTTATAAATTTTCAATACTTTGCAGGTGTTTCCTCTAAAGACGGAGCTCCTAGTTCCACAGGAGCTGATGGAGAGGCACATAACTACTTTAGTGAAGCAGGTATGGTTCGTATGGATTGGTATCATGTTAATTTTCTCAATGTGGTTCTCttttaattttccatttttttaggaaatggtaatttatttttaattttagtgcTTAAGATATTAATACACATCTGATGAGTATATTATGGGTATATGTGTTTTCAACTATCCTTGCTCTTGTTAAGAATCCTAAAATTAATGTTTTGTAGAATTTGCAAGATGTAACGGCTGCTGAATTCAAAATGTTCATGGACTTTTTGAAAAGCTTGAGCTTATTTGGCCATAAGGCTCCTGCAGAGCGTATCCAGGAGCTTGTTGAGATAATTGAAGGTCAGGCAGATCTTGATGCTCAGTTCAATGTAAGTGGTAgttccttttcttttgttgggAGCCAACTCTAATTTTATGTGGTGGTTATGTTATTGGTTTTAAACGACATTTCATTTTCTTGACAGTGCTCAGTTGATAGCTGCTGCTTTAATTGCTCAAGTTTTATTGCTGTGTTTTTGTTCCCCGTTAGAAGTCCATGATTTTTCTCACTTTATGCTCAATATTGAGTTTTGCTTACTTTTGTGCATTTCTCCCCTTTCGAATCTTGAGATATTCCCAGTTATTAGAGGTCAATGTCCTGGTGTCTGGTTTGAGAGTTCACTTGAATTTTGAACTGAATATGTCTCCAGGTCTTTTAGTTGTAGGATAAAAGgaaaacagttttttttttttggtttaaaaaatgaGTATGCTGGCTCTAATACAAAGTGTTTTTAGGGGGTGGGGTGTATTTGATCAGAAAGTTTTTGTATTGTACCATTTCGTTGAAGAATCTCTGGTGCAGGGTGTCTTGGTACTGTTTTACATAGTGCTCAAAGATGATAATATTTCAATGGTTTAATGAAGGCCTACAGTTAGATTAATTTTCTTACTCATGTATCTCACTCCTTTTCTCTGATGGAGTTCCTGGCCACATTCTCCTTGTCGTTCTCTGCAACCTTCCTTTAAACAAAACCCGGAAAATTGATGCCTACTGTCTTTGGGATATGAATCTAAGTGCTTGTTTGCCTTTCTGGTAGGTGTCTGATGCTGATCATATCGAGAGGTTCATATCGTGCCTTTCAATGACCTTTCCCTTCTTCAAGGTGTGTGCTGTTTTCCCTTTATCTGTCAAATGTAGATGACTGTTACAAATAGTCATTCACTTGACATTTATTTGTCTTCAGAGGGGTGCATCAGGCAGCAAGTTTCTCAACTATCTGAACAAGCAAATCATGCCTGTTTTTGACAAGGTAATTCTTGTAACTCCTATATTTATTAGTTTCTTAATGCAGCAAGTGCATTTGATGCACTTAACAGTTGGGTAACATGCATTTAGTCTTTAGTGACTAATGCAATATGTTGAAGACTAATTCAAAGTTTGGAGTGAACCAAAGTTGTTTAGGATTTCATATTTGCTTGTTTTTTTAGTTCATGTCTAAATAGGatttatacaacaacaacaacataccttgTGGAATGCAAtgccacaagtggggtctgggaggGATAGAGTGTACGctgaccttacccctacctcatggaggtagagaggctgtttccaaaGGACCCTCAGCTCAAGGAATAGGTTTTCTAGTTTCTAGTCAAAGTATTTGTTCTATTATAAATAGGGGTGTTGCTAGCTATTTTCTAAGTGGAGAATTATGGAGATCATTGAGAAAGTTTATATGATTCTAGTTCTAtgatttttccttcaaaatagAGATTCATATGGTTTTCCTTCAGAATATCTCCCCCTCAAGctttattgtatatttttacccgatttatgtattgattactgtagaatcatttattttttgtcattatGGTTCGAATGCGTAAGTTCCTTTGACTATTCTATATGTGGTGTAGGACAGCTTATCAGCAGTTAtagtaaattatttagtttGCTGATAAGGGAGGATGTGTTTTAGATTAGATGACAACTAAACAATGTATTGAAGTGCCAAAACAGAAGAAATGAGGGCCAGGCGGTCTTTTTCGGGATCAATGAGTAGTTATGATGTTCAAAGATAAGGAAACTAAGGAATTCTAGGAACAGCGTGCGCTCGTAGATTCTTTAGGCATCTTATCTAGCTGACTAGGTTTACAGCTGCATCATACAATTCAAAAAAGCAACTTTTGCAAAGTTCACATTGATGGGCTAATGAATGAGGAGATTTATACCCTTTTTTAAAACTGCGAAGATCTTTTTCCTTCCCAAATAGCATCACAATATTCATAGTGTCCCTATAATGTATAAGGCTCCTTTTAAGTGAAGACAAATGTTATAGCTTGACCCGGTTACAGTGTACCTTGTAAAGTACAATATTTCTTGAATTCAACTGGTCAATAGGTGTTACATGTGTCAGTTAACTTCAGAAAGCATCAACCACCTTATGCTTCAGTGCCCTTTTGCAACACACTTTTGGAACATGTTCCTAGTGCTTTTTGGTATAAGTTGGTCCATGCCCTTCAATATCAGAGATGCCTACACTAGTTGGAGCTCTATGGAAGTTAGAAGATCCATCAGGAAAATCTGGATCATGACCCCAGCTGTATTTTTTGGGTTATTTGGAATGAAAGAAACAGGAGATATTTTGATGGATTTTTAACTCCAATTTGTAAGCTTAAGGCTAGTTGTTTGGTTAACCTTTTTAATTGGGCGAACTTTTCCCCTGTAATGAACTTAGATCACTACCTGGATTTTGTCAGCTCCTTNNNNNNNNNNNNNNNNNNNNNNNNNNNNNNNNNNNNNNNNNNNNNNNNNNNNNNNNNNNNNNNNNNNNNNNNNNNNNNNNNNNNNNNNNNNNNNNNNNNNNNNNNNNNNNNNNNNNNNNNNNNNNNNNNNNNNNNNNNNNNNNNNNNNNNNNNNNNNNNNNNNNNNNNNNNNNNNNNNNNNNNNNNNNNNNNNNNNNNNNNNNNNNNNNNNNNNNNNNNNNNNNNNNNNNNNNNNNNNNNNNNNNNNNNNNNNNNNNNNNNNNNNNNNNNNNNNNNNNNNNNNNNNNNNNNNNNNNNNNNNNNNNNNNNNNNNNNNNNNNNNNNNNNNNNNNNNNNNNNNNNNNNNNNNNNNNNNNNNNNNNNNNNNNNNNNNNNNNNNNNNNNNNNNNNNNNNNNNNNNNNNNNNNNNNNNNNNNNNNNNNNNNNNNNNNNNNNNNNNNNNNNNNNNNNNNNNNNNNNNNNNNNNNNNNNNNNNNNNNNNNNNNNNNNNNNNNNNNNNNNNNNNNNNNNNNNNNNNNNNNNNNNNNNNNNNNNNNNNNNNNNNNNNNNNNNNNNNNNNNNNNNNNNNNNNNNNNNNNNNNNNNNNNNNNNNNNNNNNNNNNNNNNNNNNNNNNNNNNNNNNNNNNNNNNNNNNNNNNNNNNNNNNNNNNNNNNNNNNNNNNNNNNNNNNNNNNNNNNNNNNNNNNNNNNNNNNNNNNNNNNNNNNNNNNNNNNNNNNNNNNNNNNNNNNNNNNNNNNNNNNNNNNNNNNNNNNNNNNNNNNNNNNNNNNNNNNNNNNNNNNNNNNNNNNNNNNNNNNNNNNNNNNNNNNNNNNNNNNNNNNNNNNNNNNNNNNNNNNNNNNNNNNNNNNNNNNNNNNNNNNNNNNNNNNNNNNNNNNNNNNNNNNNNNNNNNNNNNNNNNNNNNNNNNNNNNNNNNNNNNNNNNNNNNNNNNNNNNNNNNNNNNNNNNNNNNNNNNNNNNNNNNNNNNNNNNNNNNNNNNNNNNNNNNNNNNNNNNNNNNNNNNNNNNNNNNNNNNNNNNNNNNNNNNNNNNNNNNNNNNNNNNNNNNNNNNNNNNNNNNNNNNNNNNNNNNNNNNNNNNNNNNNNNNNNNNNNNNNNNNNNNNNNNNNNNNNNNNNNNNNNNNNNNNNNNNNNNNNNNNNNNNNNNNNNNNNNNNNNNNNNNNNNNNNNNNNNNNNNNNNNNNNNNNNNNNNNNNNNNNNNNNNNNNNNNNNNNNNNNNNNNNNNNNNNNNNNNNNNNNNNNNNNNNNNNNNNNNNNNNNNNNNNNNNNNNNNNNNNNNNNNNNNNNNNNNNNNNNNNNNNNNNNNNNNNNNNNNNNNNNNNNNNNNNNNNNNNNNNNNNNNNNNNNNNNNNNNNNNNNNNNNNNNNNNNNNNNNNNNNNNNNNNNNNNNNNNNNNNNNNNNNNNNNNNNNNNNNNNNNNNNNNNNNNNNNNNNNNNNNNNNNNNNNNNNNNNNNNNNNNNNNNNNNNNNNNNNNNNNNNNNNNNNNNNNNNNNNNNNNNNNNNNNNNNNNNNNNNNNNNccccccccccccccccctccccccctcctCCCCAAATATGTTGACTATGACAAATTGTGTGGACAAGGCAATTTTACAGCGTTTTTAGTCTGCTTACTTTGCTCTGATGATATAAATATCCCATGAATGCGCTAAAATAGTCATGTACTGGTTTGCCATACTTCAGAATTTAGACAACTGAAGGCTTCGTTGTCCTTTTCTTTCCTCTGGCTAGTTGGTAAGAAGGCAGAACCTTgtgggggggtgggggtggatTCTTTTTCTTGTCTGTTCGTAACCAGAACTTAGGAGGAGGAGGATGTGAGTGGTACATGGCATGCTCCTGCTAGCCGGAAGAGGGGAGCTTAGCTGTTCTGACAGAAGAGAGGAGAAACTGAAGTCCGCCATACTGTAGTGATTGCTGGTTTTCACTTTAATCTTTTTAAGCTCATGATGTCTTTCATGTTGCCGGTCAAGTATGCCCACGTCCAGAAGATGAATGTAGCTGAGATGAGGATGTCCGGAAGGGTGTGTGGGCATACTATGAGAGATATGATTCGGAACGAAGTTATACGGGATAAGGGGAGTCTGTGGGGGGACAAGATGAGCGAGGGTAAGATGATTTGGGCATGTGAAGAGGTGCGTGGATGCTCCAGTAAGGAGGTGTGAGGGGTTGGTTAGAAGGTAGCCGAGTGGTGTCACACTCTAGGTGGGATAGGCAAGGGGCTAGTCTCTACACTTCTCCGTATAAGttgggtatgttgttgatgTCTTTCATGTTGATGAAACAGATTAAGCACAGTTGAGGATTTGGCTAGGGCTATGATCAAGAAATTAACCCAAGGGATGGCAGATCAAAACAAAGCACTTGCTGCTGCTAaaacagaagaagaaaaggatgCTATTGTGAGTTTTACCTTCTCTTTCACCTCTCCTTCCCTTGCGATCGATTTATTCCCTTCTGTTGGTGTGAACTTAGCTGTTATCTTTAATCTGTAGAAAACCCAAAAGCAGAATGCTACCTTTGCACTCCGAGCTTGCAACAATATATTAGCAATGACCCAGGTAAAATCTGCTGATTTTGCATTTTGTGCTCTACAATCAGCTCTACAATATATTGTCTGCTTGAGCTGAcatcacatatatatattacagCCATTGAATACAAAAACACCAAAATTTATAGGCGATCAAAAAACAAATTTGTCATGGAAAGAAGCTGCGAAGCCTTCAGGTCCTTCAACTGCTACTGTTGCAGGGTATGCGGATAGATATTCTTCATAATTTTAATCATCAGTAGTATTTCAAACTGATGAAGATAGTAATGTCTATTAATATTATGATATTGTGGTCACAGTCAGAAGCGCCCGGCTGCTACTACAAATGGGTCAAACAATAACCCTTTAAAAAAGGGCCGAGGAGCCAGTGGTATGCAACACCAGCTGGTTAACAAGGCATTTTCAGGTATCTATGATAGTGGAAGA
Proteins encoded in this window:
- the LOC125865436 gene encoding apoptosis inhibitor 5-like protein API5 encodes the protein MADATDDIDKLYEFGERLNDAKDKSEHRQDYEGIIAAANGSVKAKQLAAQLIPKFVKFFPELAEQALDQHLNLIEDHELGVRVQAIRGLPLFCKDTPEQLTKIVDILGQLLIAGENVERDAVHKALMTVLRQDVKTSLTALFKHIGSIEDQSAEDFSTWDSIRKKVLLFLRDKVFPLKTELLVPQELMERHITTLVKQNLQDVTAAEFKMFMDFLKSLSLFGHKAPAERIQELVEIIEGQADLDAQFNVSDADHIERFISCLSMTFPFFKRGASGSKFLNYLNKQIMPVFDKVILVTPIFISFLMQQVHLMHLTVGLSTVEDLARAMIKKLTQGMADQNKALAAAKTEEEKDAIKTQKQNATFALRACNNILAMTQPLNTKTPKFIGDQKTNLSWKEAAKPSGPSTATVAGQKRPAATTNGSNNNPLKKGRGASGMQHQLVNKAFSGIYDSGRSSGRGGRSWRGRGRGRSYH